A stretch of the Streptomyces sp. NBC_00078 genome encodes the following:
- a CDS encoding NADPH-dependent 2,4-dienoyl-CoA reductase, whose product MSRYPHLLNPLDLGFTTLPNRVLMGSMHVGLEEAERGFERMAEFYAARARGGVGLIVTGGIAPNDAGRPYEGGAKLTTDAEAEQHRQITDAVHREGGRIAMQILHFGRYAYHQDLVAPSPLQAPISPFPPRELTDAEVEQTIDDYARAARLARQAGYDGVEIMGSEGYLINEFIAAQTNQRSDRWGGSYENRMRLPVEIVRRVREAVGEDFIIVYRLSMLDLVPGGSTLDEVITLAKAVEASGATIINTGIGWHEARIPTIATSVPRGAYTWVTKKLMGAVSVPLVTTNRINTPELAEELLAGGYADMVSMARPMLADPDFVAKAADGKPEAINTCIGCNQACLDHTFSGKITSCLVNPRACHETELVLSPTRLRKRVAVVGAGPAGLACAVSAAERGHEVTLYDAASEIGGQLNVARRVPGKQEFDETVRYFRHQLDAHGVDVRLNTPVTAGDLADHDEVVVATGVTPRTPDIPGVDHPSVVGYLDVLRDNAPVGDRVAILGAGGIGFDVAEFLTDGGDKASEDPETYFRQWGVDMDYSAPGGLAAPERPAPPRTVHLLQRKPTKVGAGLGKTTGWIHRTELKHRGVTMVPGVRYDRIDDAGLHVTVGEESTVLAVDTIVLCTGQEPRRGLYEELVAAGRSAHLIGGADVAAELDAKRAIKQGTEIAAAL is encoded by the coding sequence ATGAGCCGTTACCCGCACCTGCTGAACCCGCTCGACCTGGGCTTCACCACGCTGCCCAACCGCGTCCTCATGGGCTCCATGCACGTCGGTCTCGAGGAGGCCGAGCGCGGCTTCGAGCGCATGGCGGAGTTCTACGCCGCCCGGGCACGCGGGGGAGTGGGCCTCATCGTCACCGGCGGCATCGCGCCCAACGACGCCGGACGGCCGTACGAGGGCGGTGCGAAGCTCACCACCGACGCGGAGGCCGAGCAGCACCGGCAGATCACCGACGCCGTACACCGCGAGGGCGGTCGGATCGCGATGCAGATCCTGCACTTCGGCCGGTACGCCTACCACCAGGACCTCGTCGCCCCGAGCCCCCTCCAGGCCCCGATCAGCCCCTTCCCGCCTCGCGAGCTCACCGACGCCGAGGTCGAGCAGACGATCGACGACTACGCACGCGCCGCCCGCCTGGCCCGGCAGGCCGGCTACGACGGCGTCGAGATCATGGGCTCCGAGGGCTACCTCATCAACGAGTTCATCGCCGCGCAGACCAACCAGCGCTCCGACCGCTGGGGCGGCTCGTACGAGAACCGCATGCGCTTGCCCGTCGAGATCGTCCGCCGTGTCCGTGAGGCCGTCGGCGAGGACTTCATCATCGTGTACCGGCTGTCCATGCTGGACCTGGTCCCGGGCGGTTCCACCCTCGACGAGGTGATCACGCTCGCCAAGGCCGTCGAGGCGTCCGGCGCGACGATCATCAACACCGGCATCGGCTGGCACGAGGCCCGCATCCCCACCATCGCGACCTCCGTGCCGCGCGGCGCCTACACCTGGGTCACCAAGAAGCTCATGGGCGCGGTGTCGGTCCCGCTCGTCACCACCAACCGCATCAACACCCCCGAACTGGCCGAGGAGTTGCTCGCCGGAGGGTACGCGGACATGGTCTCCATGGCCCGCCCGATGCTCGCCGACCCGGACTTCGTCGCCAAGGCCGCGGACGGGAAACCGGAGGCCATCAACACCTGCATCGGCTGCAACCAGGCCTGCCTCGACCACACCTTCAGCGGCAAGATCACCTCCTGCCTGGTCAACCCGCGCGCCTGCCACGAGACCGAGCTGGTCCTCTCGCCGACCCGGCTGCGCAAGCGCGTCGCCGTCGTCGGCGCGGGACCGGCCGGACTCGCCTGCGCCGTGTCGGCGGCCGAGCGCGGCCACGAGGTCACCCTGTACGACGCCGCGAGCGAGATCGGCGGCCAGCTCAACGTCGCGCGCAGGGTTCCCGGCAAGCAGGAGTTCGACGAGACCGTCCGCTACTTCCGTCACCAGCTCGACGCGCACGGCGTGGACGTACGCCTCAACACGCCTGTGACAGCAGGGGACTTGGCGGACCACGACGAAGTCGTCGTTGCCACCGGCGTCACCCCGCGCACCCCGGACATCCCGGGCGTCGACCACCCGAGCGTCGTCGGCTACCTCGACGTCCTGCGCGACAACGCACCGGTCGGCGATCGCGTCGCCATCCTCGGCGCGGGCGGCATCGGCTTCGACGTCGCCGAGTTCCTCACCGACGGCGGAGACAAGGCGAGCGAGGACCCCGAGACGTACTTCCGCCAGTGGGGCGTCGACATGGACTACAGCGCGCCCGGCGGACTCGCCGCTCCCGAGCGTCCCGCCCCGCCGCGCACCGTCCACCTCCTGCAGCGCAAGCCCACCAAGGTCGGCGCGGGCCTCGGCAAGACCACCGGCTGGATCCACCGCACCGAGCTCAAGCACCGCGGCGTGACCATGGTCCCCGGCGTCCGCTACGACCGTATCGACGACGCCGGACTCCACGTCACCGTCGGCGAGGAGAGCACGGTCCTGGCCGTCGACACGATCGTGCTGTGCACCGGGCAGGAGCCGCGCCGCGGCCTGTACGAGGAACTGGTCGCCGCGGGCCGCAGCGCGCACCTGATCGGCGGCGCCGACGTGGCCGCCGAACTCGACGCCAAGCGGGCCATCAAGCAGGGCACGGAGATCGCCGCCGCCCTCTAG
- a CDS encoding SpoIIE family protein phosphatase: protein MSAPGFPVADDEEPVRPSGLLDVLRVASVVLDAEGRIALWSPQAEELFGYPAQEALGEYAARIMVHEQHLDLVVKLFADVMVTGQSWAGAFPIRRKDGTTRLVEFRNMRLLDDHGDVYALGLCADRSTVRRLERDVALSTRMIAQSPIGLAVLDTDLRYVSVNPALEEINGLSAEDHVGRSLREVLPYLDVAAIEAAAQEVLRTGRPLVDRQTVGRTMADPDDERAWSISLYRLDDAVGTVLGLASSVVDVTEQHRAGVEAEAARRRLQVIADASARIGTTLELDRTARELADVAVPELADIAAVDLLDAVVAGRRSSLGPAESAVIRALAVQAEGAPEALRAADPPGQVARYGPDRLVTECVRTGRPVMVTQVEAADLPRIARSPEAADLLARAGVHSYLAVPLIARGEVLGALDLKRTRNPLPFSEDDLLLARELAARAAVQIDNARWYQNARDTALTLQRSLLPSHPSVTGGLEVASRYQPAGATAEVGGDWFDVIPLDDGKTALVVGDVMGSGINAAATMGRLRTATNTLASLDLDPARLLEHLDKITDGLDHSIATCVYAVHDPELRQCRIANAGHLPPARLRAGRPPELLDLPTGVPLGVGGVAFSTTMVDLEPGDRLVFYTDGLVETRQHPLDERLDALLALLEGPDRPLEEVCDLLLRTLHQPDNSDDVALLIARVQKPD, encoded by the coding sequence ATGAGTGCACCCGGGTTTCCGGTGGCCGACGACGAGGAGCCGGTCCGGCCGAGCGGGCTGCTCGACGTGCTCCGCGTGGCCTCCGTGGTCCTGGATGCCGAGGGACGCATCGCGCTGTGGAGCCCGCAGGCCGAGGAGCTGTTCGGCTATCCGGCCCAAGAGGCCCTCGGCGAGTACGCGGCCCGGATCATGGTGCACGAACAGCACCTCGACCTGGTGGTCAAGCTGTTCGCCGACGTCATGGTCACCGGCCAGAGCTGGGCCGGGGCCTTCCCCATCCGGCGCAAGGACGGCACCACGCGTCTCGTGGAGTTCCGCAACATGCGGCTGCTGGACGACCACGGCGACGTCTACGCGCTGGGGCTGTGCGCAGACCGGTCGACCGTACGGCGGCTGGAGCGGGACGTGGCCCTGTCCACCCGGATGATCGCCCAGTCCCCCATCGGGCTGGCCGTCCTGGACACCGATCTGCGCTACGTGTCGGTCAACCCTGCGCTGGAGGAGATCAACGGGCTGTCGGCCGAGGACCACGTCGGCCGCTCGCTCCGCGAGGTCCTGCCGTATCTCGACGTCGCGGCCATCGAGGCGGCCGCGCAGGAGGTGCTCCGGACCGGGCGCCCCCTGGTCGACCGGCAGACCGTCGGCCGGACCATGGCCGACCCGGACGACGAGCGTGCCTGGTCGATCTCGCTGTACCGCCTGGACGACGCGGTCGGAACGGTCCTGGGCCTGGCCAGTTCGGTCGTGGACGTCACCGAACAGCACCGGGCGGGCGTGGAGGCGGAGGCCGCGCGGCGACGGCTCCAGGTCATCGCGGACGCCTCCGCCCGGATCGGCACCACCCTGGAACTGGACCGCACCGCCCGTGAACTGGCCGACGTCGCCGTGCCGGAACTCGCCGACATCGCCGCCGTCGATCTGCTGGACGCGGTGGTGGCCGGCAGGCGCAGCAGCCTGGGCCCCGCGGAGTCGGCGGTGATCCGGGCCCTGGCCGTGCAGGCGGAGGGCGCCCCGGAGGCGCTGCGGGCGGCCGACCCGCCCGGGCAGGTGGCCCGGTACGGTCCCGACCGTCTCGTCACCGAGTGCGTGCGCACCGGCCGGCCGGTCATGGTGACGCAGGTCGAGGCCGCGGACCTGCCCCGCATCGCCCGCTCGCCCGAGGCGGCGGACCTACTGGCCCGTGCGGGCGTCCACTCCTATCTGGCCGTGCCGCTGATCGCCCGGGGCGAGGTGCTCGGCGCCCTCGACCTCAAGCGCACGCGCAACCCGCTCCCGTTCAGCGAGGACGACCTGCTGCTCGCCCGCGAGCTGGCGGCCCGCGCCGCTGTGCAGATCGACAACGCCCGCTGGTACCAGAACGCCCGCGACACCGCCCTCACCCTCCAGCGCAGCCTGCTGCCCAGCCACCCGTCCGTGACCGGCGGCCTGGAAGTCGCCTCCCGCTACCAACCCGCGGGCGCCACCGCCGAGGTCGGCGGTGACTGGTTCGACGTGATCCCCCTGGACGACGGCAAGACGGCCCTGGTGGTGGGAGACGTGATGGGCAGCGGCATCAACGCCGCCGCGACGATGGGCCGGCTGCGCACGGCGACCAACACCCTCGCCTCCCTCGACCTCGATCCGGCCCGGCTCCTGGAACACCTCGACAAGATCACCGATGGCCTGGACCACTCCATCGCCACCTGCGTGTACGCCGTCCACGACCCCGAGCTGCGGCAGTGCCGGATCGCCAACGCGGGACACCTGCCGCCGGCCAGGCTGCGCGCCGGGCGTCCCCCGGAACTGCTGGACCTGCCCACCGGGGTGCCGCTGGGCGTGGGCGGGGTCGCGTTCTCGACCACCATGGTCGACCTGGAACCCGGCGACCGCCTCGTGTTCTACACCGACGGCCTGGTGGAGACCCGGCAGCATCCCCTCGACGAGCGCCTGGACGCACTCCTGGCCCTCCTCGAAGGCCCCGACCGCCCCCTGGAGGAGGTCTGCGACCTCCTGCTGCGCACCCTGCACCAGCCCGACAACTCCGACGACGTGGCGCTTCTCATCGCCCGGGTGCAGAAACCGGACTGA
- a CDS encoding putative protein N(5)-glutamine methyltransferase, with translation MPSGSSASSASPSFPSAPSLSICPAAPDVRARVVAELRTAGCVFAEDEAELILATARTPGELAAMVDRRVTGLPLELVVGWAGFRGLRIAVEPGVFVPRRRTEFLVEQALAQVPDASVVVDLCCGSGAVGAALAAGLGQVELHAADIDPAAVRCARRNVGAVGGQVHQGDLFAALPGDLRGRIAILAANVPYVPTSEVGLLPAEARDHEPLVALDGGADGLDVLRRVAAEAPRWLAPGGCLLVETSERQATAALDAFTGSGLRARLAVSEELYANVVIGVGP, from the coding sequence ATGCCCTCAGGTTCTTCTGCTTCTTCTGCTTCCCCTTCCTTTCCCTCTGCTCCCTCTTTGTCGATTTGCCCGGCCGCACCCGACGTCCGTGCCCGCGTCGTCGCCGAGTTGCGCACCGCGGGCTGTGTCTTCGCGGAGGACGAGGCGGAGTTGATCCTGGCCACCGCCCGCACGCCCGGGGAACTGGCCGCCATGGTCGACCGCCGGGTCACCGGACTGCCTCTCGAACTCGTCGTCGGCTGGGCCGGGTTCAGAGGGCTGCGCATCGCCGTGGAGCCCGGTGTCTTCGTGCCGCGCCGCCGCACCGAGTTCCTCGTCGAGCAGGCCCTCGCCCAGGTTCCGGACGCCTCTGTCGTGGTGGACCTGTGCTGCGGCTCGGGCGCGGTCGGCGCCGCCCTGGCCGCCGGGCTCGGACAGGTGGAACTGCACGCCGCCGACATCGACCCGGCAGCGGTGCGCTGCGCCCGCCGCAATGTCGGCGCGGTCGGCGGCCAGGTCCACCAGGGCGACCTCTTCGCGGCGCTGCCCGGCGATCTGCGCGGCCGGATCGCCATCCTCGCGGCCAATGTGCCCTACGTCCCCACGAGCGAGGTCGGCCTGCTGCCCGCGGAAGCCCGCGACCACGAACCGCTGGTCGCGCTCGACGGCGGTGCGGACGGACTCGACGTCCTGCGCCGGGTCGCCGCCGAGGCGCCCCGCTGGCTCGCCCCCGGCGGCTGCCTCCTGGTCGAGACGAGCGAACGGCAGGCCACCGCTGCCCTCGACGCCTTCACCGGCAGTGGATTGAGGGCACGTCTGGCAGTCTCCGAGGAGCTGTACGCCAACGTCGTGATCGGTGTCGGACCGTAG